One stretch of Pontiella desulfatans DNA includes these proteins:
- a CDS encoding nucleotidyltransferase domain-containing protein, with protein MHDLGLSENDLKAIREMLGRCPEVKQAVVFGSRAKGTHQNGSDVDLALKGTELTFEGVTRISYLLNEETFMPYKFDVLQYETIKSTELIDHIDRVGITVYKADNPFIGSRADIEDVETHVRDLRKGREL; from the coding sequence ATGCATGACCTCGGACTCAGCGAAAACGATTTGAAAGCCATCCGGGAAATGCTGGGTCGGTGCCCGGAGGTCAAGCAAGCCGTTGTCTTCGGTAGTCGGGCAAAAGGGACGCACCAAAATGGGAGCGATGTCGATTTGGCGCTAAAGGGGACAGAGCTGACGTTTGAAGGGGTCACCCGTATTTCCTACCTTCTCAACGAAGAGACTTTCATGCCTTACAAGTTCGATGTTCTCCAATACGAGACGATTAAAAGCACAGAGCTCATTGACCATATCGACCGTGTTGGAATAACGGTCTACAAAGCCGACAATCCCTTTATCGGTTCCCGCGCAGATATAGAGGATGTAGAAACGCATGTGCGTGACCTTCGTAAAGGGCGGGAACTATAA
- the pheS gene encoding phenylalanine--tRNA ligase subunit alpha produces MTLQDLIDMKAAALEKARNAENAEALEGVRIEYLARKGLLPKVMQELKNVSPEEKPMFGKTVNDFKNELAERIKTKQAEFAASGTSAGAGFDLTQPGQWQGLGTRHPITQITDRITRIFQTLGFTVADGPDIETVWNNFDALNTPADHPSRDEQDTFYLNNGDLMRCHTSPVQVRYMMEHKPPVRIISPGRCYRRDTPDATHSANFHQVEGLYVDENVSLADLKGTLSYFARELMGPNVKIRFRPHFFPFTEPSVEVDFTCHVCNGKGCRVCKNSGWIEILGAGMVDPNVFQSVGYDSSKVTGFAFGMGIERITMILYGIHDIRNLYENDVRFLSQF; encoded by the coding sequence ATGACGCTACAAGACTTGATCGATATGAAGGCAGCGGCGCTGGAAAAAGCGCGAAATGCCGAAAACGCGGAGGCGCTCGAGGGCGTTCGCATTGAATACCTCGCCCGCAAGGGGCTGCTTCCAAAGGTGATGCAGGAACTCAAAAATGTTTCGCCGGAAGAAAAACCGATGTTCGGCAAGACCGTCAATGATTTCAAGAACGAGCTGGCGGAGCGGATCAAGACCAAGCAGGCGGAATTCGCCGCCAGCGGCACGTCCGCAGGGGCGGGCTTCGACCTGACCCAGCCCGGCCAGTGGCAGGGACTCGGCACCCGCCACCCGATCACGCAGATCACCGACCGCATCACCCGGATTTTCCAGACCCTCGGCTTCACCGTGGCCGACGGCCCGGACATTGAAACCGTCTGGAACAACTTCGATGCGCTCAACACCCCCGCCGACCATCCCTCGCGCGACGAGCAGGACACCTTCTATTTGAACAACGGCGACCTGATGCGCTGCCACACCTCGCCGGTGCAGGTGCGCTATATGATGGAGCACAAGCCGCCGGTACGGATCATTTCCCCCGGCCGCTGCTACCGCCGCGATACGCCGGACGCCACCCACAGCGCAAACTTCCACCAGGTGGAGGGCCTTTATGTGGACGAGAATGTTTCGCTGGCCGATCTCAAGGGCACGCTTTCCTACTTCGCCCGCGAGCTCATGGGGCCGAACGTGAAGATCCGCTTCCGCCCGCACTTCTTTCCGTTCACGGAACCGAGCGTCGAAGTCGACTTCACCTGCCACGTCTGCAACGGCAAGGGCTGCCGCGTCTGCAAGAACAGCGGATGGATCGAGATCCTCGGCGCGGGCATGGTCGACCCCAACGTCTTCCAGTCGGTGGGCTACGACAGCTCGAAAGTCACCGGCTTCGCATTCGGCATGGGCATCGAACGCATCACCATGATTTTGTATGGCATTCACGACATCCGGAACCTGTACGAAAACGATGTCCGGTTCCTTTCACAATTCTAG
- a CDS encoding nucleotidyltransferase substrate binding protein codes for MMDDDLDIRWKQRFQNFEKSLKLLEGALAVRSPDIYQRAGMIQFFETTFELSWKMMKDYFEAEGFSDVKSPRAAIKQGFESGLLQEGHAWMELLKDRNLTAHTYDEETAEKVEKLIEGKYIPIIRDLHETFKKLNDA; via the coding sequence ATGATGGATGACGACTTGGATATTCGTTGGAAGCAGCGGTTTCAAAACTTTGAAAAATCGCTGAAGCTACTTGAAGGGGCATTGGCTGTTCGGTCTCCCGACATCTACCAAAGAGCGGGGATGATTCAGTTTTTCGAAACCACCTTCGAGCTATCTTGGAAAATGATGAAGGACTATTTCGAGGCGGAGGGTTTTTCAGACGTCAAATCGCCCCGGGCAGCGATTAAGCAGGGTTTTGAGAGCGGCTTGCTTCAGGAAGGGCACGCATGGATGGAATTGCTCAAAGACCGTAACCTGACGGCACACACCTATGATGAAGAAACGGCGGAGAAAGTCGAAAAACTGATCGAAGGGAAATACATCCCCATCATCCGCGACCTTCATGAAACCTTCAAGAAGCTTAACGATGCATGA
- a CDS encoding ATP-dependent 6-phosphofructokinase: MENLKIHRAETLGETTFDSPLIDKLVRFYDGEAVACHDRTKELSKLEKIEDIEYFELAGPRKKVFFNPKDVTVGIVTCGGLCPGLNDVIRALTFCSLESYGVKRVLGFKYGYEGLVAKYYHYPVELTTDNTDEIHEKGGTMLKSSRGRQDDDEIINTLIHYGVDILFTIGGDGTQRGSRDIVNKLKERNIPISVVGIPKTIDNDISLIQRSFGFETAVEATWDIITNAHNEARAYRNGVGLVKLMGRESGWIAASAALANSAVNFCLVPEVEFDLHGPKGFLEVLEKRLRRKEHAVVVVAEGAGQHLFDKAKDATDKSGNKRLQDIGDLMNEEIHAHFKKKGLEVNVKYFDPSYNIRSRRANANDSMYCLRLGNNAVHAAMAGCTNMIVGLHHDRLVHLPIEMIGARKTIDPQSWFWQTVIQATHQPHSMVN; encoded by the coding sequence ATGGAAAACCTAAAGATCCACCGCGCGGAAACCCTGGGCGAAACCACGTTCGATTCGCCCCTTATCGATAAGCTGGTTCGCTTCTACGACGGAGAGGCCGTGGCATGCCACGACCGCACCAAGGAGCTTTCCAAACTCGAAAAAATCGAGGACATCGAATATTTCGAATTGGCCGGTCCGCGCAAGAAGGTTTTCTTCAACCCGAAGGATGTCACCGTCGGCATCGTCACCTGCGGCGGCCTCTGCCCGGGACTCAACGACGTGATCCGCGCCCTGACCTTCTGCAGCCTGGAAAGCTATGGCGTGAAACGCGTGCTGGGGTTCAAGTATGGCTACGAAGGTCTCGTGGCGAAGTACTACCACTATCCCGTCGAGCTAACCACCGACAACACCGACGAGATCCACGAAAAGGGCGGCACCATGCTCAAGTCGTCGCGTGGCCGGCAGGACGACGACGAAATCATCAACACGCTGATCCATTACGGTGTCGACATCCTCTTCACCATCGGCGGCGACGGAACCCAGCGCGGCTCGCGCGACATCGTCAACAAGCTCAAGGAACGCAACATTCCAATTTCCGTCGTCGGCATTCCCAAAACGATCGACAACGACATCAGCCTGATCCAGCGCTCGTTCGGCTTCGAAACCGCCGTTGAAGCCACCTGGGACATCATCACCAACGCCCACAACGAAGCGCGCGCCTACCGCAACGGCGTCGGTCTCGTTAAACTGATGGGCCGCGAATCGGGCTGGATCGCCGCATCGGCCGCACTGGCCAACAGCGCCGTCAACTTTTGCCTCGTCCCGGAAGTGGAGTTCGACCTCCACGGCCCCAAGGGCTTCCTGGAAGTCCTGGAAAAACGCCTGCGGCGCAAGGAGCATGCCGTGGTCGTCGTGGCAGAAGGCGCCGGCCAACACCTGTTCGACAAAGCCAAGGACGCCACCGACAAGTCCGGCAACAAACGCCTTCAGGACATCGGCGATTTGATGAATGAGGAAATCCATGCCCACTTCAAAAAGAAGGGCCTGGAGGTCAACGTCAAATATTTCGATCCGAGCTACAACATCCGCAGCCGCCGCGCCAACGCGAACGACTCCATGTATTGCCTGCGCCTCGGCAACAACGCCGTGCACGCGGCCATGGCCGGCTGCACCAACATGATTGTTGGCCTGCACCACGATCGCCTCGTGCACCTGCCCATCGAAATGATCGGCGCCCGAAAAACCATCGACCCGCAAAGCTGGTTCTGGCAAACCGTCATCCAGGCCACCCACCAACCGCACAGCATGGTGAATTGA